The nucleotide window CGATGGATTCTGGGCCAGTCGGAAACACCCCATGAAGATTCATGCCATCCAAACCTCGCTCGTGCTATAGCTAGCATCATACATATTTATGTTTTTCGCGATCCAATCCACACTGGCTTTATATTGAGGGACTTATGACCAGTCATCGTTCAGATCTCAAAAGCATCGCCCGTCGTGCCATGATTGAGCGTGACCTTCTGCCGGACTTTTCAGCTGCGGTGATGGCCGAATTAAGCCGTATCCAGACACCCGCCACTGACCAATCCTCTTCCCTGCGCGACTTGCGGGAACTGCTGTGGGCGTCGATCGACAATGACGACTCCAGGGACCTGGACCAGCTCACAGTCGCTAAGCTGCAACCGAACCGGTCGGTGAATATTCTGGTCGCGATTGCCGATGTTGATGCGCTGGTCACCAAAGATTCCGCTCTGGACGCACATGCCCGGCACAATACGACATCGGTCTATACCTGCGGCGACCTCTTCCCCATGCTGCCAGAAAAACTCTCGACGGATCTGACGTCCCTGGGCGAAGGGCAAGACCGTCTCGCGCTCGTCATAGAGTTCGTGGTCTCAGAAGATGGCACGGTGCTCAGCTCCACGCTCTACCGGGCGGTGGTCCATAACCATGCCAAACTGGCGTATCACGCCGTGGCTGCATGGCTGTCAGGAACTGGGCCCGCCCCCGAACGAGTCACGGACGTGCCTGGACTTGACGCTCAACTCCGTCTTCAAGACCAGGTCGCGCAACGGCTCAGAGCACGACGCCACCAGCAAGGCGCGCTCAGCCTTGAGACGATCGAGCCGCACGCGGTCTTTGACGGCGAGACACTGACCGCGCTCACCGTCGAGGAAAAGAACCGCGCAAAGGAACTGATCGAAGATTTCATGATTGCGGCTAATCAGGCTACTGCGTCCTACCTGAAGAGTAAGGGCATACCGTCGTTCCGTCGCATCCTGCGCTCGCCTGAGCGCTGGCAGCGAATCATCGAGGTCGCGGCACGCTGGGGCGAATCTCTGCCGGGTGAACCCAACGCACAGGCACTCGAAGCCTTCCTCGTCAAACGGCGGCAGGCCGATCCTCTCAGATTTCCGGATCTATCCCTGGCGATTGTGAAACTGATCGGACGAGGCGAATATGTGCTCGATCACTCGACGGACGACGCGCCGGAACATTTTGGACTGGCCGTGAAAGGCTACACGCATTCTACCGCTCCCAACCGGCGCTTTCCCGATCTCATCACTCAGCGGTTAGTGAAAGCCGCACTGGTCGGCGCCCCTGCGCCCTATCGTCCTGATGAACTGGAGTTTCTGGCGGGCCACTGTACCGAGAAGGAAGACGATGCAGAACGGGTCGAGCGACAACTTCGCAAATCCGCCGCGGCCCTCTTGCTGGAGCCGATGGTCGGACAACGGTTCGATGCGATTGTGACCGGCGCTTCGAATAAAGGCACCTGGGTGCGGCTCCTCGATCCGCCGGTGGAAGGGAAACTGACGACGGGCGCGAACGGACTCGATGTAGGAGACACCCTGCACGTACAACTCGTGAGCACAAACGTCGAGCGCGGGTATATCGATTTCTCCAGAGTCGGAATGTGAGGGTGACTTCAGCCCATTCTATGAGCCGCAGGAAGAAATGCCTGGAGCCAACATGGAATACACGCGAATGAACGAGCCGATGAGCGACTGTTTCAGCACGCATTTTTCCTATAAGTCTTTCAGTTTGGCCGCAGGATCATATCGTGCCATGAGCGCCCGGCAGACGGATCCACGAGGATCGATTCTATACGCGTGTTCTTACTGAGGAGTCGCTTGGGCTCGGAGAGTTCAACATGGACGCCTGGTGGTATACATGAGCCCGCTCGAATAATTCCTGAACCGTGCGCTGTGAATTCATAGCCACAGCTCCGGTTTCATCTCGTCTCGCGGATGGGCTGCCGCGTACGCGTCACACCGGTGACGGCGCGCCCGCGGCGAGAGGGCTTACGATACGGACACGAAAGGATTGACCAGCCGGCTGAACGCTCCCGGAATATCTAGTTGCCGGGAACGTAGACGTTAGCCTTGATATGATCAGGAGGGGTGCGAAGATCCCACACAATCCGAAACCAGGACAGCAGAACCAGGAGATAATAGGAGGAGTCTACTTCCCACCAGCGCCACCCCTGATTGACCGACGACTGATAATAGTGATGATTGTTGTGCCAGCCTTCTCCGCAACAGACTACCGCCAGAATAAAGCTATTCCGACTTCCATCGCGGGAGTCGTATCGCACGCTGCCGATGATGTGAGTCAGCGAGTTGATAAAGAAGGTGCAATGATAGAGCACGGTCGTAGAAATGAAGAATCCCCAGACGAGTCCAGGAAATCCCCATATCATATAGATCAGCAGTGCGTATAGAAACGGCGGCACATAATGAAACCGGTTGAGGAGGCGCAACTCCGGATATTTCATCAAGTCCTGGACATTGGAGAACTCTGTCTGATCGTATTCGTTGGTCAGGATCCATCCGACATGGGAGTACCAGAACCCTCGTTGCACCGGGGAGTGGCGATCTTGTGGCTGGTCGGAATATTTGTGGTGATGCCGGTGGTGGGCAGCCCACCATAACACCCCCTTCTGAGCCGAGGTCATCGCAAGGAACGCCAAGAGAAACTGAAAGACACGGCTGGTCTTATAGGAACGATGGGAGAAGTAACGATGGTACCCCGCAGTGATGGCCAGCATCCTCAGGTAATAGCTGCCGATCGCCAGGAGAACCAACTCGAGAGTGACTCCGGTCTGGATCGCCCAGAGACTCATCAGATGAACAAGAAAAAAAGGAATCGCGGTGGCCCATTGAATGGCTTCAGATCCTGACTGAGCACTGATAGAAGCCTCGGATTGTCTACTCATAGATTGCTCTCATCGTTCACCGCCCTCTCCACATGTTCGTGTAGGGTTAGAAACGTCGGATGCTGGAAGCGAGATTATTGTACTTTATCGGACGAAGTCTGAAAAGGAGGTAATTTTCAGGAACGGAAATTATTTCCCAGCTTCTAGACAGCAGCTGAAACGGGCTCTAGCCATTCCCCCTGCTACATCTCGACAGCGCCGCCCCACTCTCACCCCTGTCTCCACTATACAGCAAGAGACATCGCGGTGGCACGACATAGACAGACGGGCCTTCGCTCTGACGTCTTAAAAATTGCTCTGAGGTTGTCCTATTCCAGTCCCTCAGGACTATGGAACGCTTAGTGGCTTGTTGTGATCCAACCCACCAGCGCCTGTGGGATCATTTTTGATAGGGTCGTGGTCTTTGAGGAATTGCAGCATCCCACCGGCCGGAGCAGTCACCGTTGGTCTTGATGGACAACTCGGCGTGCTAACCGTACCTCCCAACCAATAGGGAGTATTGCGTTGGATCACGGTGTAATTGGCTTTCAAATCAAACCGCACACGATCATAAAGATAGTCATAGGTCGGGTGAACAGGGTCGCACTCCGTTCCAGTAACGCTCTCGAAATCGTCACCCTGAATTTCAGGGGCCAGCACAACTCTGCCACTGAGGCCAGGATAGTACGTGAGAACTCCTGGCGTCGAACACGATGGGTTTGTGGTTGCACTACAATTGAGTCCGTGATCCATATTATTGTTCGGACTTCCGAGACCAACCTTCTCCTGCTGCAAAACATTGTTTACCATATTGGCAACATGTGGCCGATCGTAATTCAGCTCCGACATGACCAGACTATGGATAAAATACTTCTTCAGGCGCCTGATCACCTCAATCTGGCCGGCAAATTGAAGGGCCGCGCTTTCGCCGGCGACGAAGGGGATGACAGGCTCTCCAATAGCTGATTCAGTGGTCGACACCATCGTCACGTTCGGATGCTTGTCATACCGTTGTGCGAGTGCGGCAAAAAAGGCATCGAGACGGGCGATGATCGCTGGATCCCACAACTTGATGTCGTACGCATAACTTCCTGTCACATTGCTCACTTTATAGGCCCACAGACGGTCATAATCGATATGCGACCAGTCCGGAGCGGCGAGATCTGGGTCATTCCAAAGCGTCCCGCCCTGCAGATCGTTCGGAAGTATTTCCGATGCCCCCTTCACGCTCTGAAATTCGCGCCAGGGAAACGATACAATAAGGTGCTTATCTTTCCCTTTGAGCGCAGGATCGTCCGCCAGCTTGGCCAGAATTTCGTCAATGCGCGAAAAATCATAGACACCTGGACTCCCTTCATATCGCCCCCACTTGAGCACGATCTTTATGCCGCGCAGGCCAGGCGTCGTCGCAAGCTCGTTATAGATTTTTGCCATTTCAGTGTCGTTGATTTGATTGACCTGTCCTTGCTTGTACCACTGCCAATCCTCGACCTTGACGTAAATCCCTGGATGCCATTTATCAATCACGACTGCCTGCGCCGGAGACGCTGGCAAACCGGGCTCAGCACTGCCGCCCCCGCCGCAACTCAGAATCGAGCCTGCAAGAAGAGTCAGGCTTACGGCAATCGTTACCATTTGATACATCCTGAATTGAGAACTCCGTGTGGCAATAACAATCGGCGTAACCTGCGGCGCACTATTCATCTTCATTCCCTCTACTTATCCAAACTTCCGCTTATCCTGGTAGTCCCGGATTACATGGCAGGATTCGCGGCATGCCCAAATGACATTTGAACCGCTCCACAGAATCCATCAACTACCTGCATGAAGTACACCTACTCCGAGCAGCTCATTCGATCAGCGACAAGCACATCATCCCGTTGACTGATACCGTCAAATAGCTTACCTACGTTCCAAGCGACTAGCGAAGCATCGCATAAAACGTTCCCGTGCGGTAAGCCATGATCGTACTCTATCGCCACAAGTGTGCACGGCGACAAGGAAACCTACCAGCACGCTTCTTGTTCTTCACCCATAGATCTGACGCAGACAACGCCGAGGGAGAAGCATCACGACGACGACCACAAACCCGTCGCACAACAACCGAGGGGTTCGGTCACGATCTATAGTACAATCCTGCTATCACAATACGGGTACACCCGAGGTGAATATGGCACGAGAGAACCGGTCTCAGCGAAAACACACCCCGCGAGAACAGGCACTCAAACTCTTTCCCTGGATCTGCGCCCACTGCGGGCGCGAATTTGACGGCAAAAAACTGAGCCAACTCACCGTCCATCATAAGGATCACAACCATCAGAACAATCCGCCTGACGGAAGCAACTGGGAACTACTCTGCCTCTATTGCCACGACAATGAGCATCAGCGGAACCAGGTGGCTGACACGCCTGATACGGCGCCGACGAGCCAGCCGCAGGATCGCCCGTCGACATTCACGCCTTTCGCGCACCTCGCAGCCCTGCTGAAACGCCCCACCTCACCCACGTGAAATCAATACCCTGCACACAGCGCATATACGGCGCTGGAACGCCGCGTTTTTCTCACAGCCTGACAGCACCACGACAAAATCTCACCCCTCACTACATCCTCCGGGTGATGAATCCCCTTCCCCCTATGCAGTAGACTCGCTGTATCCAGCAATTCTGTCCCCTACACCAACACGCTGTCATTGGAGTT belongs to Nitrospira lenta and includes:
- a CDS encoding acyl-CoA desaturase; its protein translation is MSRQSEASISAQSGSEAIQWATAIPFFLVHLMSLWAIQTGVTLELVLLAIGSYYLRMLAITAGYHRYFSHRSYKTSRVFQFLLAFLAMTSAQKGVLWWAAHHRHHHKYSDQPQDRHSPVQRGFWYSHVGWILTNEYDQTEFSNVQDLMKYPELRLLNRFHYVPPFLYALLIYMIWGFPGLVWGFFISTTVLYHCTFFINSLTHIIGSVRYDSRDGSRNSFILAVVCCGEGWHNNHHYYQSSVNQGWRWWEVDSSYYLLVLLSWFRIVWDLRTPPDHIKANVYVPGN
- a CDS encoding YajD family HNH nuclease codes for the protein MARENRSQRKHTPREQALKLFPWICAHCGREFDGKKLSQLTVHHKDHNHQNNPPDGSNWELLCLYCHDNEHQRNQVADTPDTAPTSQPQDRPSTFTPFAHLAALLKRPTSPT
- a CDS encoding RNB domain-containing ribonuclease, yielding MTSHRSDLKSIARRAMIERDLLPDFSAAVMAELSRIQTPATDQSSSLRDLRELLWASIDNDDSRDLDQLTVAKLQPNRSVNILVAIADVDALVTKDSALDAHARHNTTSVYTCGDLFPMLPEKLSTDLTSLGEGQDRLALVIEFVVSEDGTVLSSTLYRAVVHNHAKLAYHAVAAWLSGTGPAPERVTDVPGLDAQLRLQDQVAQRLRARRHQQGALSLETIEPHAVFDGETLTALTVEEKNRAKELIEDFMIAANQATASYLKSKGIPSFRRILRSPERWQRIIEVAARWGESLPGEPNAQALEAFLVKRRQADPLRFPDLSLAIVKLIGRGEYVLDHSTDDAPEHFGLAVKGYTHSTAPNRRFPDLITQRLVKAALVGAPAPYRPDELEFLAGHCTEKEDDAERVERQLRKSAAALLLEPMVGQRFDAIVTGASNKGTWVRLLDPPVEGKLTTGANGLDVGDTLHVQLVSTNVERGYIDFSRVGM